In the Telopea speciosissima isolate NSW1024214 ecotype Mountain lineage chromosome 2, Tspe_v1, whole genome shotgun sequence genome, one interval contains:
- the LOC122652647 gene encoding cytochrome P450 81Q32-like, whose protein sequence is MEMVAFYYFLAFFLAFFLLSKQLFPDRKNLPPSGPLSFPIIGHLYLFKKPLHHTLARVAAQYGPILLLNFGSRRVLLVSSPSVAEECFTTNDIVFANRPNFLFGKYLGFDSTVLSLASYGQHWRNLRRLTTLQIFSSTRLQMFSKIRTNEVHSLLRRLVVAGNSSKTVEMKSTFFELTLNNIMMMIARKRYYSDKARHFQELVEEMVDVAGASNVVDFLPLLRWVGFNGLEKKLLRLQRKRDQIMQELIEEHRMARTQSKDEKSLIDVLLSLQENDPNYYTDEIILGIMHVLLNAGTDTTAGTMEWAMSLLLNHPEVLKKAQAEIDTIVGQDRLLNESDVANLPYLHGIINETLRLYPAVPLLVPHESSEECIVGGFTIPRGTMLLVNQWAIHKDPKLWEEPTKFRPERMEGIGGVRDGYKLMPFGSGRRSCPGEGLALRMVGLTLGSLIQCFDWERVDEELVDMTEGARLTLPKAKPLEAKCKPRPAMLSFLSQL, encoded by the exons ATGGAGATGGTAGCATTCTACTACTTTCTGGCTTTCTTTCTagccttctttctcctctccaaaCAACTCTTCCCAGATAGAAAAAACCTTCCACCAAGCGGCCCTCTCTCCTTTCCCATTATCGGCCATCTCTATCTATTCAAGAAGCCACTCCACCACACCTTAGCCCGTGTCGCAGCCCAATACGGCCCCATCTTACTCCTTAATTTCGGTTCACGCCGTGTTCTCCTTGTCTCTTCCCCTTCAGTAGCTGAAGAATGTTTCACAACCAACGACATCGTCTTTGCCAACCGCCCTAACTTCCTCTTTGGGAAATACTTGGGTTTCGATTCCACCGTTCTCTCCCTCGCTTCCTACGGCCAGCATTGGCGCAATCTCAGGCGTCTCACCACTCTTCAGATCTTCTCCTCTACTCGTCTTCAGATGTTCTCTAAAATACGTACTAATGAAGTACACTCTTTATTGCGGCGGCTCGTCGTCGCCGGAAACTCTTCTAAGACCGTAGAAATGAAGTCCACCTTCTTTGAGCTAACCCTCAACAACATCATGATGATGATTGCTAGAAAGAGGTATTATAGTGATAAGGCAAGACATTTCCAAGAGCTTGTGGAGGAAATGGTTGATGTTGCTGGGGCTTCAAACGTTGTAGATTTCTTGCCATTGTTGAGGTGGGTTGGCTTCAATGGTTTGGAGAAGAAGTTGTTGAGGTTGCAGAGAAAGAGGGATCAAATTATGCAGGAATTGATTGAAGAGCATCGGATGGCAAGAACTCAATCCAAGGATGAGAAGTCGTTGATCGATGTTCTGTTGTCACTACAAGAAAATGATCCAAATTACTACACCGATGAAATCATCCTAGGCATTATGCAC GTTTTGCTAAATGCTGGGACAGATACTACAGCAGGGACCATGGAATGGGCAATGTCACTATTGTTGAACCATCCAGAAGTCCTCAAGAAGGCACAAGCTGAGATCGATACCATTGTAGGACAAGACCGACTCCTCAATGAATCAGATGTTGCCAATCTCCCATATCTTCACGGCATCATAAATGAGACACTTCGATTGTACCCTGCCGTTCCATTGCTAGTACCCCATGAATCATCAGAAGAATGCATTGTAGGAGGTTTTACCATCCCACGTGGCACGATGCTATTAGTGAACCAATGGGCCATCCATAAGGATCCCAAGTTATGGGAAGAACCCACAAAGTTCAGGCCAGAGAGGATGGAGGGGATTGGAGGAGTAAGGGATGGGTACAAGTTGATGCCATTTGGATCAGGGAGGCGGAGTTGCCCCGGGGAAGGTCTGGCCTTGCGTATGGTTGGATTGACATTGGGTTCATTGATTCAGTGCTTCGACTGGGAAAGGGTTGATGAAGAGCTGGTCGACATGACCGAAGGCGCCAGACTCACCTTGCCTAAAGCTAAGCCCTTGGAGGCTAAGTGCAAGCCACGTCCAGCCATGTTGAGTTTCCTTTCTCAACTTTGA